In the genome of Paenibacillus sp. GP183, the window CGAGGTCAGCATTCGGGCATCCGCCATCTTGGGCTTGGTTGGCGCCGGCGGAATCGGTCTCCTGCTCCGCAATGTCCTGGATTTATTCCGCTACGATCAAGCTTGCAGTATCGTTCTTTATACGCTGGTCATTGTAGTCTTGATCGATACCGTAAGCACAAGGCTGCGCAGACAATTATTAACCGGGGGCAGCCGTACCTTATCCGCTTCGCGTACCCGCTTGTACAAGTTTATCGGAGCAGCAGTGGTACTCGGCTTATTGGTTTGGTCATTATTCGGGCTGGAGCTTACAGGCATACAGCCTACAACCTGGATCCTTACCAAATCCATGATGTCCGGACTGTTTCAACCCGATTGGTCTTATGTTTACAACCCGGAAGGAGAAGATTTGATCCGCACGCTTCTCGAGACATTGGCCATCTCGTATTTGGGTAATTTCGTCTCCGCAGTAGTCTGTATCCCGTTTGCTTTCTGGGCTGCAGCCAATATGAGCCGGAGCCGTCTCTTCTCCGGCAGCGGCAAATTTATCTTAAGCCTCATTCGAACCATACCCGAAATCATCATGGCTCTGATTTTTATCAAGGCCGTAGGACCGGGGGCTTTTGCCGGAGTGATGGCACTTGGCCTTCATTCCGTTGGCATGCTCGGCAAGCTCTATGGTGAAGCGATTGAAAATATGGATATGGGACCTACTGAAGCCCTTGCCGCCTGCG includes:
- the phnE gene encoding phosphonate ABC transporter, permease protein PhnE, which gives rise to MYKFIGAAVVLGLLVWSLFGLELTGIQPTTWILTKSMMSGLFQPDWSYVYNPEGEDLIRTLLETLAISYLGNFVSAVVCIPFAFWAAANMSRSRLFSGSGKFILSLIRTIPEIIMALIFIKAVGPGAFAGVMALGLHSVGMLGKLYGEAIENMDMGPTEALAACGANRWKTIAFAVIPQVIPEFISYALYRFEINVRSATLLGIIGAGGIGTPLVFAINARGWHRVGIILIGIIVTVSVIDYISGALRKRIV